One region of Acanthopagrus latus isolate v.2019 chromosome 24, fAcaLat1.1, whole genome shotgun sequence genomic DNA includes:
- the LOC119015405 gene encoding LOW QUALITY PROTEIN: NLR family CARD domain-containing protein 3-like (The sequence of the model RefSeq protein was modified relative to this genomic sequence to represent the inferred CDS: inserted 3 bases in 2 codons): MSSMNQCEDREEGGPPSKTTGPEPGPGPGPGPGPEPSCVSFKSDRSIGRFIDFKGQPAPAVKRVDQESSEVPRGPSVQQHQTHLDSIFMLLEENIVTFVKNELKKVHKVLSSDYPECLENQREDEEVLDGEDEEQRRSSREAFLKITLHFLRRMKQEELADRLQSKHVAAVCQRKLKSDLQKKFQCVFEGIAKAGNPTLLNQIYTELYITEGGTAEVNDEHEVRQIETASRKPHRPETTIRQEDIFKASPGRDEPIRRVMTKGVAGIGKTVLTQKFTLDWAEDKANQDIQFTFPFTFRELNVLKEKKFSLVELVHHFFTETKEICSFEEFQVVFIFDGLDECRLPLDFHNTEILTDVRESTSVDVLLTNLIRGKLLPSARLWITTRPAAANQIPPGCVDMVTEVRGFTDPQKEEYFRKRFRDEEQASRIISHIKTSRSLHIMCHIPVFCWITATVLEDVLKTREGGELPKTLTEMYIHFLVVQTKVKKVKYDGGAETDPHWTPESRKMIESLGKLAFDQLQKGNLIFYESDLTECGIDIRAASVYSGVFTQIFKEERGLYQDKVFCFIHLSVQEFLAALHVHLTFINSRANLPVEEKQSTSWWSKLYRDKPTHPINSQEYEARKNDVALTQHLQSFVDEALQSPNGHLDLFLRFLLGLSLQTNQTLLKGLQTQTGSSSQTNQKTVQYIKEKISENLSPERSINLFHCLNELNDGSLVEEIQQYLRSGRLSTDKLSPAQWSALVFILLSSEEDLDVFDLKKYSASEEALLRLLPVVKASNKAXCKCGEVSSECSKCAVIDPNRNNXSCSAHYSLSRLSGCNLSERSCEALSSVLSSQSSSLRELDLSNNNLQDSGVKLLSAELKSPHCVLETLRLSGCLITEEGCTSLVSALDSNPSHLRELDLSYNHPGDSGVKQLSARLEDPGWRLDTLRVEPAGVRCLTPGPWRYSCELTVDTNTVDRYVKLSDNNRKMTRVKDNQSYPDHPERFECYWPQLLCRTGLTGRCYWEVEWRGRVSISVSYRRIRRRGVSEDCEFGWNDQSWSLWCSDDGCYYVLHNNRETVLSSSSSSSSSSSSSSSSSSSGRVAVYVNCPAGTLSFYRVSSDSLIHLHTFNTTFTEPLYPGFGFFWSSPGSVRLCGV, from the exons atgagcagcatgaatcagtgtgaggacagagaggagggaggccctCCCTCTAAAACCACTGGACCtgaacctggacctggacctggacctggacctggacctgagcccagctgtgtgtccttcaagagTGACCGGTCAATCGGTCGtttcattgattttaaaggacaaccAGCTCCTGCTGTAAAGAG AGTCGaccaggagagctcagaggttcCCAGAGGTCCgtctgtccagcagcatcagacacacctggactcCATATTTATG ctgctggaggagaacattgTGACTTTTGTGAAGAACGAGCTGAAGAAGGTCCACAAGGTTCTGAGTTCAGATTACCCAGAATGCTTAGAGAatcagagggaggatgaggaggtgttggatggtgaggatgaagagcagaggaggagcagcagagaggcatttctgaagatcacacttcacttcctgaggagaatgaagcaggaggagctggctgacCGTCTGCAGAGCA aacatgttgctgcagtttgtcagcgTAAACTTAAATCTGACCTTCAGAAgaagttccagtgtgtgtttgaggggatcgctaaagcaggaaacccaacccttctgaatcagatctacacagagctctacatcacagagggagggactgcagaggtcaatgatgaacatgaggtcagacagattgaaacagcatccaggaaaccacacagaccagaaacaacaatcagacaggaagacatctttaaagcctcacctggAAGAGACGAACCAATCAGAAGAGTGATGACAAAGGGAGTGGCTGGCATcgggaaaacagtcttaacacagaagttcactctggactgggctgaagacaaagccaaccaggacatacagttcacatttccattcactttcagagagctgaatgtgctgaaagagaaaaagttcagcttggttgaacttgttcatcacttcttcactgaaaccaaagaaatctgcagctttgaagagttccaggttgttttcatctttgacggtctggatgagtgtcgacttcctctggacttccacaacactgagatcctgactgatgttagagagtccacctcagtggatgtgctgctgacaaacctcatcagggggaaactgcttccctctgctcgcctctggataaccacacgacctgcagcagccaatcagatccctcctgggtgtgttgacatggtgacagaggtcagagggttcactgacccacagaaggaggagtacttcaggaagagattcagagatgaggagcaggccagcagaatcatctcccacatcaagacatcacgaagcctccacatcatgtgccacatcccagtcttctgctggatcactgctacagttctggaggatgtgttgaagaccagagagggaggagagctgcccaagaccctgactgagatgtacatccacttcctggtggttcagACCAAAGTGAAGAAGGTCAagtatgatggaggagctgagacagatccacactggactccagagagcaggaagatgattgagtctctgggaaaactggcttttgatcagctgcagaaaggaaacctgatcttctatgaatcagacctgacagagtgtggcatcgatatcagagcagcctcagtgtactcaggagtgttcacacagatctttaaagaggagagaggactgtaccaggacaaggtgttctgcttcatccatctgagtgttcaggagtttctggctgctcttcatgtccatctgacGTTCATCAACTCTAGAGCAAATTTGCCGGTAGAAGAAAAGCAGTCAACATCCTGGTGGTCTAAACTATACAGAGACAAACCAACACATCCCATCAACTCCCAGGAGTATGAAGCAAGAAAAAACGATGTTGCACTGACACAGCACCTCCAGAGTTTTGTAGACGAGGCCTTacagagtccaaatggacacctggacttgttcctccgcttcctcctggGTCTTTCACTGCAGACCAATCAGACTCTCCTAAAaggtctgcagacacagacaggaagtagctCACAGACCAATCAGAAAACAGTCCAGTACATCAAGGAGAAGATCAGTGAGAATCtgtctccagagagaagcatcaatctgttccactgtctgaatgaactgaacgaTGGTTCTCTagtggaggagatccaacagtacCTGAGATCAGGACgtctctccacagataaactgtctcctgctcagtggtcagctctggtcttcatcttactgtcatcagaagaagatctggatgtgtttgacctgaagaaatactctgcttcagaggaggctcttctgaggctgctgccagtggtcaaagccTCCAACAAAGC CTGTAAGTGTGGAGAAGTTTCTTCAGAATGCAGTAAATGTGCTGTTATTGACCCAAATAGAAATA TATCTTGTTCTGCTCATTATTCTTTATCCAGACTGAGTGGctgtaacctctcagagagaagctgtgaagctctgtcctcagttctcagctcccagtcctctagtctgagagagctggacctgagtaacaacaacctgcaggattcaggagtgaagctactttctgctgaactgaagagtccacactgtgtccttgaaactctcag gctgtcaggctgtctgatcacagaggaaggctgtacttctctggtctcagctctggactccaacccctcccatctgagagagctggacctgagctacaatcatccaggagactcaggagtgaagcagctTTCTGCTCGACTGGAGGATCCAGGCTGGAGACTGGACACTCTCAG gGTGGAGCCTGCTGGAGTCCGATGTTTGACACCAGGTCCGTGGAGAT attcctgtgagctcacagtcgacacaaacacagtcgaCAGATAcgtcaaactgtctgacaacaacaggaagatgaCACGTGTGAAGGACAATCAGTcatatcctgatcatccagagaggtttgagtGCTACtggcctcagctgctgtgtagaactggtctgactggtcgctgttactgggaggtcgagtggagaggaagagtttctatatcagtgagttacagaagAATCAGAAGGAGAGGAGTCAGTGAAGACTGTGAGTTTGGATGGAATGATCAGTCCTGGAGTCTGTGGTGCTCTGATGATGGTTGTTACTATGTCTTGCACAATAACAGAGAAACagtcctgtcctcctcctcctcctcctcctcctcctcctcctcctcctcctcctcctcctcctctggtagagtagcagtgtatgtgaactgtcctgctggcactctgtccttctacagagtctcctctgactcactgatccacctccacaccttcaacaccacattcactgaacCTCTTTATCCTGGATTTGGGTTCTTCTGGTCCAGTCCCGGTTCAGTGCGTCTGTGTGGTGTTTAG